A region from the Aegilops tauschii subsp. strangulata cultivar AL8/78 chromosome 5, Aet v6.0, whole genome shotgun sequence genome encodes:
- the LOC141022608 gene encoding uncharacterized protein, producing the protein MLMAASTACSDHCPLVLSDAAGPRRRRCFKFESFWLHFPRFTDTVTAAWARPVAATCAFARLHTKLAHAAKDLRIWSRSLFGDAKLQFHIACEVILRLDVAQERRQLSPAERELRKDLKLRLLGLAAIEHCKKRQASRLTWLRSGDAATKFFMAKICSRRRKNFIHALKVNETVATEHSEKEAAIHSHFDSILGATQQRSTTINSSQIQMPTIQGGGLDNPFSEEEVWAAIQASPAEKSLGPDGFSGLFFRSCWPIIKEGVMQAFNQFYNLAGNNFGLLNSAIISLIPKKDGTSIISDYRPISLIDSIAKLVSKVLSIRLAPVVQSLISSAQTTFLKTRCLHDSFVYVQNCVRALHRRKTPTVLLKLDISRSFDNVSWEYLLELMVTLGFSAKWREWITLLLSTSSSAFLLNGIPGKTILHRCGLRQGDPLSPLLFILAIDPIHRLLKAAEDALDITPVPGGEIKFRVSLYADDAIIFANPVKEEINQLMAMLESLGDATGLRINNAKSTTTPICCSDIDLTTYCHALGQATWIRSPSSLDKIEAMIGAMPATTRKAVKALAMLSLWEIWQERNRCIFRAKEASVADVLLAIRRSLNLWQQGGVKFFQSPFGDPPGE; encoded by the exons ATGCTCATGGCAGCCTCCACGGCTTGCTCCGACCACTGCCCGCTCGTGCTTTCGGACGCGGCAGGACCTCGCCGACGTAGGTGCTTCAAGTTCGAGTCATTCTGGCTGCACTTCCCACGCTTCACTGACACGGTGACCGCGGCCTGGGCGCGGCCGGTCGCTGCAACATGCGCCTTTGCCCGCCTCCACACCAAGCTTGCTCATGCGGCCAAGGACCTCCGCATTTGGAGCCGGAGCCTCTTCGGCGATGCAAAGCTGCAGTTCCACATCGCCTGCGAGGTCATCTTGCGCCTGGATGTGGCCCAGGAAAGGCGTCAGCTCTCGCCGGCCGAAAGAGAGCTGCGGAAGGACCTCAAGCTCAGGCTGCTAGGGCTGGCAGCGATCGAGCACTGCAAGAAAAGGCAGGCCTCGAGACTCACCTGGCTGCGCTCTGGTGATGCCGCAACCAAGTTCTTCATGGCAAAAATCTGCTCGAGAAGGAGGAAGAACTTCATTCATGCGTTGAAAGTCAATGAAACAGTAGCCACGGAGCACAGCGAGAAAGAAGCGGCTATTCACAGCCATTTTGACAGCATCCTTGGAGCTACCCAACAGAGATCAACCACGATCAACTCGAGCCAGATTCAAATGCCAACAATCCAAGGTGGTGGACTTGACAACCCGTTTTCAGAGGAAGAGGTGTGGGCGGCGATTCAGGCCTCGCCGGCGGAAAAATCTCTCGGGCCGGACGGATTCAGTGGCTTATTCTTCAGGTCATGCTGGCCGATAATCAAGGAAGGCGTAATGCAGGCGTTTAACCAGTTCTACAACTTGGCCGGCAACAACTTTGGCTTGCTCAACTCGGCGATCATATCCCTAATCCCCAAGAAAGACGGCACGAGCATCATTAGCGACTACCGTCCGATTAGCCTGATTGACTCCATAGCTAAGCTAGTTTCCAAAGTGCTCTCGATCAGGCTAGCTCCGGTGGTCCAAAGCCTCATATCATCGGCCCAGACAACATTTCTGAAAACCAGATGCCTGCATGATAGCTTCGTCTACGTCCAAAACTGTGTTAGAGCCTTGCATCGCAGAAAGACGCCGACTGTCCTCCTCAAGCTAGATATCTCAAGATCATTCGACAACGTTTCATGGGAATATCTGCTTGAGCTCATGGTAACTTTAGGGTTTAGTGCTAAATGGCGTGAATGGATTACCCTGTTGCTCTCCACTTCATCGTCTGCCTTCCTTCTCAACGGAATCCCTGGCAAAACAATCCTACACCGGTGCGGCCTACGGCAGGGCGACCCCCTATCACCGCTTCTCTTCATCCTAGCGATCGACCCCATCCATCGCCTGCTCAAAGCTGCAGAAGACGCACTTGACATTACTCCGGTGCCGGGCGGAGAGATCAAATTTAGGGTTAGCTTATATGCAGATGACGCCATCATATTTGCAAACCCCGTCAAGGAGGAGATCAATCAATTAATGGCCATGCTCGAGAGCTTGGGCGATGCCACAGGCCTGAGGATTAACAACGCCAAATCCACGACGACTCCGATATGCTGCAGTGACATCGACCTTACTACC TACTGCCATGCTCTGGGTCAGGCGACCTGGATCCGCAGCCCCAGCTCCCTGGACAAGATTGAAGCCATGATCGGAGCTATGCCGGCAACAACCAGGAAAGCAGTCAAGGCTCTCGCGATGCTTTCCCTGTGGGAGATCTGGCAGGAGAGGAACCGTTGCATTTTTAGGGCAAAAGAGGCCAGTGTGGCTGATGTGCTACTTGCAATCAGGAGAAGCCTAAACCTCTGGCAGCAAGGCGGCGTCAAGTTCTTTCAGAGCCCCTTCGGGGACCCCCCGGGAGAGTAG
- the LOC109758370 gene encoding protein REGULATOR OF FATTY ACID COMPOSITION 3, chloroplastic isoform X1 has translation MEATAASTRPLFLLAPSPPLLSTVRLALGVGRRRLVAAGARKKRGRQDGEAGEERVDAHSFNPKAGEVTGPFPEAVLLRKKKVKEDGEALPEFADAEEGDSQFVLSWSFLCLMSIRDLSNPTTFTEKLYELLNIQLESGLNLQRMRHYEVVYLIHEDRVEEVEDVVSKVQDFIREKKGRIWRVNNWGLRRLAYKIKKATHANYILMNFEIQAQSINEFKTLLDKDERIIRHLVMKRDEAITEDCPPPPEFHAMRSQQLDGEYIDEEYGRVDDGDDEAELESSGNVDDDVEDGDEPEIILVDEVDDDNAEDLRRRNRKVKLEKYTVEKVLR, from the exons ATGGAGGCCACCGCCGCGTCGACGCGGCCTCTCTTCCTTCTGGCGCCTTCGCCGCCGCTTCTCAGCACGGTGCGCCTCGCCCTTGGCGTGGGGAGGCGCCGGCTCGTGGCCGCGGGGGCCAGGAAGAAGAGGGGGCGGCAGGACGGGGAGGCGGGGGAGGAGAGGGTGGACGCGCACAGCTTCAACCCCAAGGCCGGCGAGGTCACCGGGCCGTTCCCCGAGGCCGTGCTTCTCAGAAAG aaaaaggTGAAAGAGGACGGTGAAGCTTTGCCAGAATTCGCGGACGCCGAAGAAGGTGATAGTCAATTTGTACTCAGTTGGTCCTTTTTGTGCTTGATGTCAATACGCGATCTGTCTAACCCAACTACATTTACAGAAAAGCTATACGAGCTTCTTAACATTCAGCTAGAGAGTGGTTTAAATCTGCAAAGAA TGCGGCACTATGAAGTTGTTTACCTCATTCACGAGGACCGCGTGGAAGAAGTTGAAGACGTTGTATCAAAAGTACAAG ACTTTATCAGAGAGAAGAAAGGAAGGATTTGGAGGGTGAACAACTGGGGACTGCGCAGACTTGCTTACAAGATAAAGAAAGCAACACATGCCAACTACATCCTAATGAACTTTGAGATACAGGCACAATCCATAAACGAGTTCAAGACTCTGCTAGATAAGGATGAAAGAATCATTAGACACCTTGTGATGAAACGAGATGAGGCGATTACTGAAGATTGCCCTCCTCCACCAGAGTTCCATGCTATGCGATCTCAACAGTTGGATGGCGAGTATATTGATGAGGAATATGGGAGGGTGGACGATGGGGATGATGAGGCTGAACTAGAGTCTTCTGGCAATGTTGATGATGACGTTGAAGATGGCGATGAACCTGAAATCATTCTTGTTGATGAAGTTGACGATGACAATGCCGAAGACCTCAGAAGAAGAAATAGGAAGGTGAAACTGGAGAAGTATACGGTGGAGAAGGTCTTGAGGTAG
- the LOC109758370 gene encoding protein REGULATOR OF FATTY ACID COMPOSITION 3, chloroplastic isoform X2, with protein sequence MEATAASTRPLFLLAPSPPLLSTVRLALGVGRRRLVAAGARKKRGRQDGEAGEERVDAHSFNPKAGEVTGPFPEAVLLRKKKVKEDGEALPEFADAEEEKLYELLNIQLESGLNLQRMRHYEVVYLIHEDRVEEVEDVVSKVQDFIREKKGRIWRVNNWGLRRLAYKIKKATHANYILMNFEIQAQSINEFKTLLDKDERIIRHLVMKRDEAITEDCPPPPEFHAMRSQQLDGEYIDEEYGRVDDGDDEAELESSGNVDDDVEDGDEPEIILVDEVDDDNAEDLRRRNRKVKLEKYTVEKVLR encoded by the exons ATGGAGGCCACCGCCGCGTCGACGCGGCCTCTCTTCCTTCTGGCGCCTTCGCCGCCGCTTCTCAGCACGGTGCGCCTCGCCCTTGGCGTGGGGAGGCGCCGGCTCGTGGCCGCGGGGGCCAGGAAGAAGAGGGGGCGGCAGGACGGGGAGGCGGGGGAGGAGAGGGTGGACGCGCACAGCTTCAACCCCAAGGCCGGCGAGGTCACCGGGCCGTTCCCCGAGGCCGTGCTTCTCAGAAAG aaaaaggTGAAAGAGGACGGTGAAGCTTTGCCAGAATTCGCGGACGCCGAAGAAG AAAAGCTATACGAGCTTCTTAACATTCAGCTAGAGAGTGGTTTAAATCTGCAAAGAA TGCGGCACTATGAAGTTGTTTACCTCATTCACGAGGACCGCGTGGAAGAAGTTGAAGACGTTGTATCAAAAGTACAAG ACTTTATCAGAGAGAAGAAAGGAAGGATTTGGAGGGTGAACAACTGGGGACTGCGCAGACTTGCTTACAAGATAAAGAAAGCAACACATGCCAACTACATCCTAATGAACTTTGAGATACAGGCACAATCCATAAACGAGTTCAAGACTCTGCTAGATAAGGATGAAAGAATCATTAGACACCTTGTGATGAAACGAGATGAGGCGATTACTGAAGATTGCCCTCCTCCACCAGAGTTCCATGCTATGCGATCTCAACAGTTGGATGGCGAGTATATTGATGAGGAATATGGGAGGGTGGACGATGGGGATGATGAGGCTGAACTAGAGTCTTCTGGCAATGTTGATGATGACGTTGAAGATGGCGATGAACCTGAAATCATTCTTGTTGATGAAGTTGACGATGACAATGCCGAAGACCTCAGAAGAAGAAATAGGAAGGTGAAACTGGAGAAGTATACGGTGGAGAAGGTCTTGAGGTAG
- the LOC109758369 gene encoding rhodanese-like domain-containing protein 6 isoform X3: MDATGALPPTSTQEQQKQDEVGGGDGSYGVLLYYKYADVPDAPALAAFYESRCRALALVGRVRVGPDGVNATLGGRVAALEKHIDEMSSNSLFDGTDFKLASCEEPVDERVARECGFTSLSVRLVKELVTLCSNPSLTTPDISFAGRHLSAAEFHSVLQSVGTGSDTEAPAGQNDVVVLDARNLYETRIGKFHVPNVETLHPEIRQYSDLPLWIDEHTEKLRGKSIMMYCTGGIRCEMASAYIRSKGEGFENVFQLYGGIQRYLEQYPDGGYFDGKNFVFDHRISVGSNKDNILGTCLVCGSTYDDYSSRCRCSNCRMLVLVCSTCQDSTKEYVCELCLKNGKQCCEISVKQDCQAEPELSEPSDIGKLSISNKISTSKAPGSNGKVVSS; encoded by the exons ATGGACGCGACGGGGGCGCTGCCGCCGACGTCGACTCAGGAGCAGCAGAAGCAGGATGAAGTAGGCGGTGGAGACGGCAGCTACGGCGTGCTCCTGTACTACAAGTACGCCGATGTCCCCGACGCCCCCGCGCTCGCGGCCTTCTACGAGTCCCGCTGCCGCGCTCTGGCGCTCGTCGGCCGCGTCCGCGTCGGCCCCGACGGCGTCAATGCCACG CTCGGGGGAAGAGTGGCGGCGCTGGAGAAGCACATCGATGAGATGAGCTCGAACAGCCTGTTCGACGGAACCGACTTCAAGCTGGCCTCCTGCGAGGAGCCTGTCGACGAGAGGGTCGCCAGGGAGTGCGGCTTCACGTCGCTCTCCGTTCGGCTCGTCAag GAGCTGGTTACGCTTTGTTCCAACCCATCATTGACAACCCCCGATATCTCATTCGCCGGGAGGCATTTGTCAGCGGCTGAGTTCCACTCGGTGCTTCAGAGTGTTG GAACTGGTTCGGATACTGAGGCGCCTGCGGGGCAGAATGATGTGGTTGTTTTGGATGCAAGGAATCTGTATGAGACGCGGATCGGCAAGTTTCATGTACCAAATGTGGAGACGCTGCATCCTGAAATCAGACAATACAGTGACTTGCCATTGTGGATAGATGAGCATACTGAGAAGCTACGTGGTAAATCAATTATGAT GTACTGCACAGGAGGTATACGGTGTGAGATGGCCTCAGCTTATATCCGCTCCAAAGGTGAAGGCTTTGAGAATGTTTTTCAA TTATACGGTGGCATTCAGAGATATTTGGAGCAATATCCAGATGGTGGCTATTTTGATGGAAAGAATTTTGTATTTGACCATAG AATCTCTGTGGGAAGCAATAAAGATAACATACTTGGAACTTGTTTGGTATGTGGATCTACCTATGATGACTATTCCTCTCGGTGTCGTTGCAGCAATTGCAGAATGTTGGTCTTAGTGTGCTCCACATGTCAG GATTCTACTAAGGAGTATGTATGTGAACTATGTCTAAAGAATGGAAAACAGTGCTGTGAAATATCTGTAAAGCAAGACTGCCAAGCAGAGCCAGAGCTATCTGAGCCTTCTGACATTGGAAAGCTATCCATAAGCAACAAAATTTCAACCTCTAAAGCTCCCGGGAGTAATGGTAAG GTAGTGAGCAGCTGA
- the LOC109758369 gene encoding rhodanese-like domain-containing protein 6 isoform X1 → MDATGALPPTSTQEQQKQDEVGGGDGSYGVLLYYKYADVPDAPALAAFYESRCRALALVGRVRVGPDGVNATLGGRVAALEKHIDEMSSNSLFDGTDFKLASCEEPVDERVARECGFTSLSVRLVKELVTLCSNPSLTTPDISFAGRHLSAAEFHSVLQSVGTGSDTEAPAGQNDVVVLDARNLYETRIGKFHVPNVETLHPEIRQYSDLPLWIDEHTEKLRGKSIMMYCTGGIRCEMASAYIRSKGEGFENVFQLYGGIQRYLEQYPDGGYFDGKNFVFDHRISVGSNKDNILGTCLVCGSTYDDYSSRCRCSNCRMLVLVCSTCQDSTKEYVCELCLKNGKQCCEISVKQDCQAEPELSEPSDIGKLSISNKISTSKAPGSNGSEQLKKLRILCLHGFRQNSSNFKGRTSSLAKKLKHIAELVFIDAPHELSFVYQPHPDVCSDKPSPPSGTAKTKFAWLVSPNMSCHTMQDWKVADAPFDPLQYQEQTDGFKESYAYLESIIAQDSNFDGVLGFSQGAAMAALLCRQQQKTCGSPKFRFGIFCSGYPAPVGDFDREPIRLPSLHCFGGGEGHDRQIASRASTELAGMFEEGRCTIIEHDMGHIIPTRPPYIDRMKEFLCNFI, encoded by the exons ATGGACGCGACGGGGGCGCTGCCGCCGACGTCGACTCAGGAGCAGCAGAAGCAGGATGAAGTAGGCGGTGGAGACGGCAGCTACGGCGTGCTCCTGTACTACAAGTACGCCGATGTCCCCGACGCCCCCGCGCTCGCGGCCTTCTACGAGTCCCGCTGCCGCGCTCTGGCGCTCGTCGGCCGCGTCCGCGTCGGCCCCGACGGCGTCAATGCCACG CTCGGGGGAAGAGTGGCGGCGCTGGAGAAGCACATCGATGAGATGAGCTCGAACAGCCTGTTCGACGGAACCGACTTCAAGCTGGCCTCCTGCGAGGAGCCTGTCGACGAGAGGGTCGCCAGGGAGTGCGGCTTCACGTCGCTCTCCGTTCGGCTCGTCAag GAGCTGGTTACGCTTTGTTCCAACCCATCATTGACAACCCCCGATATCTCATTCGCCGGGAGGCATTTGTCAGCGGCTGAGTTCCACTCGGTGCTTCAGAGTGTTG GAACTGGTTCGGATACTGAGGCGCCTGCGGGGCAGAATGATGTGGTTGTTTTGGATGCAAGGAATCTGTATGAGACGCGGATCGGCAAGTTTCATGTACCAAATGTGGAGACGCTGCATCCTGAAATCAGACAATACAGTGACTTGCCATTGTGGATAGATGAGCATACTGAGAAGCTACGTGGTAAATCAATTATGAT GTACTGCACAGGAGGTATACGGTGTGAGATGGCCTCAGCTTATATCCGCTCCAAAGGTGAAGGCTTTGAGAATGTTTTTCAA TTATACGGTGGCATTCAGAGATATTTGGAGCAATATCCAGATGGTGGCTATTTTGATGGAAAGAATTTTGTATTTGACCATAG AATCTCTGTGGGAAGCAATAAAGATAACATACTTGGAACTTGTTTGGTATGTGGATCTACCTATGATGACTATTCCTCTCGGTGTCGTTGCAGCAATTGCAGAATGTTGGTCTTAGTGTGCTCCACATGTCAG GATTCTACTAAGGAGTATGTATGTGAACTATGTCTAAAGAATGGAAAACAGTGCTGTGAAATATCTGTAAAGCAAGACTGCCAAGCAGAGCCAGAGCTATCTGAGCCTTCTGACATTGGAAAGCTATCCATAAGCAACAAAATTTCAACCTCTAAAGCTCCCGGGAGTAATG GTAGTGAGCAGCTGAAAAAGTTGAGGATTCTCTGCTTGCACGGTTTCCGTCAGAACTCTTCAAACTTTAAGGGGAGAACATCATCGCTTGCGAAGAAGCTGAAGCACATCGCGGAGCTTGTATTTATAGACGCTCCTCACGAGCTTTCATTTGTATACCAACCACATCCAGATGTCTGCTCCGACAAACCCTCACCTCCATCTGGCACAGCGAAAACAAAATTCGCGTGGCTAGTTTCTCCAAACATGAGCTGCCACACCATGCAAGATTGGAAGGTTGCAGATGCACCGTTTGACCCCCTTCAGTATCAGGAACAAACAGACGGGTTCAAGGAATCATATGCATACCTTGAAAGTATAATTGCTCAGGATAGCAACTTTGATGGCGTTCTCGGTTTCTCCCAGGGTGCAGCAATGGCTGCCTTACTGTGCAGGCAGCAGCAGAAGACTTGCGGATCTCCAAAGTTCAGGTTTGGGATATTCTGCTCTGGATATCCAGCACCTGTTGGCGATTTTGACAGAGAGCCAATCAGGCTCCCCTCGCTCCATTGCTTCGGCGGCGGTGAAGGTCATGACAGGCAGATCGCAAGCAGGGCAAGCACTGAACTTGCTGGCATGTTTGAGGAGGGCCGGTGCACCATCATTGAGCATGACATGGGGCATATCATCCCTACCCGGCCACCCTACATCGATCGGATGAAAGAGTTCCTATGCAATTTCATATGA
- the LOC109758369 gene encoding rhodanese-like domain-containing protein 6 isoform X2, translated as MDATGALPPTSTQEQQKQDEVGGGDGSYGVLLYYKYADVPDAPALAAFYESRCRALALVGRVRVGPDGVNATLGGRVAALEKHIDEMSSNSLFDGTDFKLASCEEPVDERVARECGFTSLSVRLVKELVTLCSNPSLTTPDISFAGRHLSAAEFHSVLQSVGTGSDTEAPAGQNDVVVLDARNLYETRIGKFHVPNVETLHPEIRQYSDLPLWIDEHTEKLRGKSIMMYCTGGIRCEMASAYIRSKGEGFENVFQLYGGIQRYLEQYPDGGYFDGKNFVFDHRISVGSNKDNILGTCLVCGSTYDDYSSRCRCSNCRMLVLVCSTCQDSTKEYVCELCLKNGKQCCEISVKQDCQAEPELSEPSDIGKLSISNKISTSKAPGSNGKSKEIKALVKWKVCLAHASSMAHMQLLTVLQQMLMSFSCFLLTNFHL; from the exons ATGGACGCGACGGGGGCGCTGCCGCCGACGTCGACTCAGGAGCAGCAGAAGCAGGATGAAGTAGGCGGTGGAGACGGCAGCTACGGCGTGCTCCTGTACTACAAGTACGCCGATGTCCCCGACGCCCCCGCGCTCGCGGCCTTCTACGAGTCCCGCTGCCGCGCTCTGGCGCTCGTCGGCCGCGTCCGCGTCGGCCCCGACGGCGTCAATGCCACG CTCGGGGGAAGAGTGGCGGCGCTGGAGAAGCACATCGATGAGATGAGCTCGAACAGCCTGTTCGACGGAACCGACTTCAAGCTGGCCTCCTGCGAGGAGCCTGTCGACGAGAGGGTCGCCAGGGAGTGCGGCTTCACGTCGCTCTCCGTTCGGCTCGTCAag GAGCTGGTTACGCTTTGTTCCAACCCATCATTGACAACCCCCGATATCTCATTCGCCGGGAGGCATTTGTCAGCGGCTGAGTTCCACTCGGTGCTTCAGAGTGTTG GAACTGGTTCGGATACTGAGGCGCCTGCGGGGCAGAATGATGTGGTTGTTTTGGATGCAAGGAATCTGTATGAGACGCGGATCGGCAAGTTTCATGTACCAAATGTGGAGACGCTGCATCCTGAAATCAGACAATACAGTGACTTGCCATTGTGGATAGATGAGCATACTGAGAAGCTACGTGGTAAATCAATTATGAT GTACTGCACAGGAGGTATACGGTGTGAGATGGCCTCAGCTTATATCCGCTCCAAAGGTGAAGGCTTTGAGAATGTTTTTCAA TTATACGGTGGCATTCAGAGATATTTGGAGCAATATCCAGATGGTGGCTATTTTGATGGAAAGAATTTTGTATTTGACCATAG AATCTCTGTGGGAAGCAATAAAGATAACATACTTGGAACTTGTTTGGTATGTGGATCTACCTATGATGACTATTCCTCTCGGTGTCGTTGCAGCAATTGCAGAATGTTGGTCTTAGTGTGCTCCACATGTCAG GATTCTACTAAGGAGTATGTATGTGAACTATGTCTAAAGAATGGAAAACAGTGCTGTGAAATATCTGTAAAGCAAGACTGCCAAGCAGAGCCAGAGCTATCTGAGCCTTCTGACATTGGAAAGCTATCCATAAGCAACAAAATTTCAACCTCTAAAGCTCCCGGGAGTAATGGTAAG AGCAAAGAGATAAAAGCATTGGTCAAATGGAAGGTCTGTCTGGCGCACGCATCAAGCATGGCACACATGCAGCTTTTGACAGTGTTGCAACAAATGTTGATGTCTTTCTCCTGTTTTCTCCTCACGAACTTCCACTTGTAG